The following are encoded together in the Bacillus cereus group sp. RP43 genome:
- a CDS encoding accessory Sec system S-layer assembly protein, whose protein sequence is MLSFLKKAKKKGKDTTVSSNQLFGQEETTSQNKTVKPVLYFHPSWGDVAQEQKYIYQFLHKELPRLQEYQISLSGIEIEKRDDAYDVAAFIRSSVPKPISFEEVTLLLLNKDKKLCARKTFNLSALGDIPENVNMPFVFTFEQETITDAELSQSDWELAFELESKHQLDLDPSWEAQLPEASKEALRNFVDNLTPPNEGEINFLGLQAALKENGDLHTTLLIRNGCKDNIQLEQLPLHIEDASGEVVVKGAFTLPNLEIKANTTKPWSFVFPASSILKQNMDLSSWKAFVPQD, encoded by the coding sequence ATGTTATCATTCCTGAAAAAGGCAAAGAAAAAAGGAAAAGACACTACTGTTTCTAGTAATCAATTATTTGGACAAGAAGAAACTACTTCTCAAAACAAAACGGTAAAGCCCGTTCTTTACTTCCATCCTAGCTGGGGTGACGTAGCACAAGAACAAAAATACATTTATCAATTTTTACATAAAGAATTACCACGTTTACAAGAATACCAAATTTCTTTATCAGGAATTGAAATTGAAAAACGTGATGACGCATACGATGTAGCTGCATTCATTCGCAGCAGTGTCCCAAAACCGATTTCTTTCGAAGAAGTTACATTACTTCTATTAAATAAAGATAAAAAGCTGTGCGCACGTAAAACATTTAACCTGTCTGCTCTTGGCGATATTCCTGAAAACGTAAATATGCCGTTCGTATTTACATTTGAGCAAGAAACAATAACTGACGCTGAACTATCTCAATCAGATTGGGAATTAGCTTTCGAACTTGAAAGTAAGCATCAACTAGATTTAGATCCATCTTGGGAAGCGCAGTTACCTGAAGCAAGCAAAGAAGCTTTACGTAATTTTGTAGATAATTTAACACCTCCAAATGAAGGTGAAATTAACTTCCTAGGTTTACAAGCCGCACTGAAAGAGAACGGTGATTTACATACAACACTTCTAATTCGTAACGGCTGTAAAGATAACATTCAACTAGAACAACTTCCTCTTCATATTGAAGATGCTTCTGGAGAAGTCGTTGTTAAAGGTGCTTTCACGTTACCTAATCTTGAAATTAAAGCGAATACTACAAAACCATGGTCATTTGTTTTCCCTGCTTCATCCATCTTGAAACAAAATATGGATTTATCTAGCTGGAAAGCATTTGTACCACAAGACTAA